A region of Fusarium keratoplasticum isolate Fu6.1 chromosome 6, whole genome shotgun sequence DNA encodes the following proteins:
- a CDS encoding AAA domain-containing protein translates to MEETEVTIVPEGTAQKESTVQNTTQGDQQTAEVASPKSAERSTKSTSTSKHQRKKKTTSGSTKSVSNEEEQDTSDGSEADTEADSDDDANATQAADKSCKKPVGNKKDKGQSKKNGSGKKLSSSKKKSSKESSKKSSKQKKKKKVKDDLSDCDADSSDPSDSDEDNDQNHASGSKKSGLKSQFKALQLQVSQLQQQLSNQASVPAYSTPGYPLPCQYPHSAIYPQTNTSVSQPAGQRSRYGLRESRAAYKTPGSSPKEHLKGLGGLLGGDSSDESDQAAESKKKSKRPAFKRVDQVWDSKIHNFKLQDTADVDTESQYEDFIFHVRRTFDWEGKYRTTYVDIKSKLLRECLQDVIGNTDGVSLVDEVPKLNPHLLFLYLEDLRAHLRALKQAKPAGETKKARKKNQVRLDDKRKHLKVMIKYIDKDYETTKESLYPMLENGLITFELLWALWKPNTLAYTTTYGCTSEPRVFKVDMATPQSSIVKGRYYGIDGKYVEFDGKRFGYGNMAVDVDEFQGARRITSLPCYPLQYHQNESKLRADLIERGKKFVKLSGVHYKSYQGIAFMKRKKNIIIKFNIQLSRVMIDPSTFRRINPNYSVSSVKPKDPDILSESSDSESESCCDCQDSDSDGVEKVKYVTKLFKDGNGEVQRARIPKDLLGSEPDQEELDKMPPKSGDGEGSEEVETFEFTDEEYLIASPVFLGFSFSEKHWLELSVSGIGEIKWNDKAWDSLVLEPETKDLIKALVKSRKYHAANTIDDVIQGKGKGLVTVLHGPPGTGKTLTAEGISELLKCPLYMASAGELGTDSRFLEAELQKILDTCHAWGAILLLDEADVFLEKRNMHDIQRNALVSIFLRQLEYFQGILFLTTNRVETFDEAFQSRIHIALRYDALDAKAKRTIFQMFLDRVRALGKLKVEPLKEDDWTYLSKQELNGREIKNVISSAQDLAVNKGEALSMRHIKQVLNVHANFGRDLRGGTGYEDAMRSYF, encoded by the exons ATGGAGGAGACTGAAGTGACGATCGTCCCTGAAGGGACCGCCCAGAAGGAGTCAACTGTGCAAAACACAACGCAAGGAGATCAACAAACTGCTGAAGTGGCGTCCCCAAAGTCGGCTGAGCGATCTACCAAGAGCACTTCAACCTCTAAGCATCAacgaaagaagaagacaaccTCGGGCAGTACCAAATCTGTCTCGAAcgaagaagaacaagacaCCTCCGACGGTTCCGAGGCTGATACCGAGGCTGATTcagatgacgatgccaaCGCCACCCAGGCCGCTGACAAGTCTTGCAAGAAGCCTGTTGGCAATAAGAAGGACAAGGGTCAAAGCAAGAAGAACGGGTCCGGGAAGAAACTATCCtccagcaagaagaagtctTCCAAAGAATCGAGCAAGAAGTCAAGCaagcaaaagaagaagaaaaaggtcaAAGACGACCTTTCTGATTGTGACGCCGACTCGTCAGACCCCTCAGACAGCGACGAGGATAACGATCAAAACCATGCCTCGGGATCGAAGAAATCAGGCCTCAAGAGCCAATTCAAGGCTCTCCAGCTTCAAGTATCCCAACTACAGCAGCAGCTTTCCAACCAGGCTTCTGTACCTGCTTACAGCACCCCTGGATACCCCCTTCCGTGTCAATACCCTCACAGTGCCATCTATCCTCAAACGAATACATCTGTTTCACAGCCTGCTGGACAACGGAGCCGCTATGGCTTGAGGGAGAGTCGCGCGGCATACAAAACCCCCGGAAGCTCACCGAAGGAACATCTCAAGGGACTTGGCGGCCTTCTAGGTGGGGACTCCAGCGATGAATCGGACCAAGCTGCGgagtccaagaagaaaagCAAGCGTCCAGCCTTCAAGCGTGTTGATCAGGTTTGGGATAGCAAGATTCACAACTTCAAACTGCAAGATACAGCCGATGTCGACACCGAATCGCAGTACGAGGACTTCATCTTTCATGTCCGCCGAACCTTTGATTGGGAAGGCAAGTACCGTACCACGTACGTTGACATCAAGAGCAAGCTCCTCCGCGAATGCTTACAGGATGTCATCGGAAACACCGACGGGGTTAgtctggttgatgaggttcCCAAGCTGAACCCTCACCTACTATTCCT GTACCTGGAGGATCTCCGAGCTCACCTCAGGGCGCTCAAGCAAGCCAAGCCAGCTGgggagaccaagaaggcGAGAAAGAAGAACCAGGTGCGGCTCGACGACAAGAGAAAGCATCTCAAGGTGATGATCAAGTACATCGACAAAGACTACGAAACCACAAAAGAGAGTCTATACCCCATGCTGGAGAATGGACTCATCACATTCGAGTTGTTGTGGGCTCTCTGGAAACCGAACACGCTGGCTTACACCACAACTTATGGATGCACCAGCGAGCCCCGAGTATTCAAGGTAGATATGGCGACTCCTCAATCATCAATTGTCAAGGGCCGGTACTACGGCATTGATGGCAAGTACGTGGAGTTTGACGGGAAGCGGTTCGGGTATGGCAACATGGCAGTGGATGTGGACGAGTTCCAAGGCGCTCGCAGGATCACCAGCCTGCCCTGCTACCCCCTTCAGTACCACCAGAACGAGAGCAAGCTCCGCGCCGATTTGATCGAACGAGGCAAGAAGTTTGTCAAGCTCAGCGGCGTCCACTACAAGAGCTACCAGGGCATCGCTTTcatgaagcgcaagaagaacatcatcatcaagttcaacatCCAGCTAAGCCGCGTCATGATTGACCCATCCACCTTTCGAAGGATCAACCCCAACTACAGTGTGTCGTCGGTCAAACCGAAGGACCCCGACATTCTCTCGGAAAGTTCAGACTCGGAGTCGGAGAGCTGCTGTGACTGTCAagactcggactcggacGGGGTAGAAAAGGTCAAGTATGTCACCAAACTGttcaaggatggcaatgGTGAAGTACAGAGAGCGAGAATACCGAAGGATCTCCTCGGGAGCGAACCAGACCAAGAGGAGCTCGACAAAATGCCTCCCAAGAGCGGAGATGGGGAGGGTTCTGAAGAGGTAGAGACGTTTGAGTTTACCGACGAGGAATATCTCATCGCGTCGCCCGTGTTCCTTGGGTTCTCCTTTTCGGAGAAGCATTGGCTGGAGCTGAGCGTTTCTGGCATCGGCGAGATCAAGTGGAACGACAAGGCCTGGGATTCGCTCGTCCTTGAACCTGAAACCAAGGACTTGATCAAAGCTCTTGTCAAATCACGCAAGTACCACGCAGCAAACACGATTGACGATGTGATCCAGGGCAAAGGAAAGGGACTTGTCA CGGTCCTGCATGGACCCCCAGGAACAGGCAAGACACTTACCGCCGAGGGCATCAGCGAGTTGCTCAAGTGCCCTCTGTATATGGCCTCGGCGGGAGAGCTTGGGACAGATTCTCGATTCCTCGAGGCAGAGTTGCAGAAAATCTTGGACACTTGCCATGCCTGGGGTGccattcttctccttgatgaagcGGACGTCTTCCTGGAGAAACGCAACATGCATGACATTCAACGGAACGCCCTCGTGAGCATCTTTCTCCGTCAACTGGAGTATTTCCAGGGAATTCTGttcctcaccaccaaccgCGTTGAG ACTTTTGATGAAGCGTTCCAGTCGCGGATCCACATTGCCCTCCGATACGATGCCCTTGATGCCAAGGCGAAGCGAACCATCTTCCAGATGTTCCTCGACAGGGTGCGTGCTctgggcaagctcaaggtaGAGCCGCTGAAGGAGGATGACTGGACGTATCTCTCGAAGCAAGAGTTGAACGGACGAGAGATCAAGAATGTGATAAGCTCAGCTCAGGATCTTGCCGTTAACAAGGGGGAGGCACTGAGCATGCGTCACATCAAGCAAGTGCTTAACGTGCATGCCAATTTTGGACGGGATCTCAGAGGCGGCACTGGCTACGAAGACGCCATGAGAAGCTACTTCTAG
- a CDS encoding Lipase-3 domain-containing protein, with protein MGISSSKSRKRGPSSSAISANNSRGASVAAIELSSALHETLSEVDLEGSLSGQFKQLLQRLDQEASKYTNSRVSDDGASTDWDCSQAEAQLVSAAWKCARGAYDLESTIEDTAYCTFRKDHVLKHSLTGTVKALKSTVVEPVAKSSHGDHLLPALVIAVRGSASKMDHIVNANSRPQVTEKFITSDFLDEPDPTAHSGFLNSAWALDEIVSERIETYIENAKNNNGQKPHVLFTGHSAGGAVAALFYLRYISDKAFGELKNK; from the exons ATGGGAATATCGAGTTCTAAATCGCGGAAGAGGGGCCCCTCATCGAGCGCCATCTCGGCTAATAACTCGCGAGGGGCGTCCGTTGCTGCGATTGAGCTGTCCAGTGCGCTCCACGAGACTCTCAGCGAGGTTGACTTGGAGG GGAGTTTAAGTGGCCAGTTCAAGCAGCTGCTTCAACGGCTGGACCAGGAGGCTTCCAAGTACACTAACTCCAGGGTTAGTGATGATGGCGCATCAACAGACTGGGACTG TTCTCAGGCTGAGGCGCAGCTTGTATCCGCAGCGTGGAAGTGCGCTCGGGGGGCCTACGACCTCGAAAGCACCATCGAGGACACAGCTTACTGCACATTTCGAAAAGATCACGTTCTAAAGCACTCACTTACAGGGACCGTAAAGGCTCTCAAGTCAACTGTGGTTGAGCCAGTGGCCAAGTCAAGTCATGGCGACCATCTGTTGCCTGCCCTTGTTATCGCTGTTCGGGGCAGCGCAAGCAAGATGGACCACATTGTAAACGCCAACTCTCGGCCTCAGGTTACGGAAAAGTTCATT ACTTCCGATTTCCTAGATGAGCCGGATCCCACGGCCCATTCCGGATTTCTTAATAGTGCTTGGGCTCTCGACGAGATAGTATCCGAGAGGATAGAAACCTACATCGAGAatgccaagaacaacaatGGGCAGAAGCCCCATGTACTCTTTACTGGCCACTCTGCGGGCGGGGCGGTCGCAGCTCTCTTCTACCTCCGATACATCTCAGACAAAGCATTTGGTGAGTTGAAGAACAAATAG
- a CDS encoding Acetyltransferase component of pyruvate dehydrogenase complex has translation MLSVALRRRLLAPTHNALRTGFAAHVVRHYASFPEHQVVKMPALSPTMQHGNIGSWQKKPGDSIAPGDVLVEIETDKAQMDFEFQEEGVIAKILKESGEKDVPVGSPIAVLVEEGTDISAFEKFSIEDAGGAAAPAAPKQEKTESKSEPSSTPASTPEPEQYTSSEGRLQTALDREPNMSAAAKRLARENGISIDGLKGTGQGGKITEEDVKKALSSPVVAAPGATFEDIPISGMRKTIANRLVESTQTNPHFYVTSSVSVSKLLKLRQALNSSADGKYKLSVNDFLIKAMAVASRKVPQVNSSWREGNIRQFSTVDVSVAVSTPTGLITPIVTGVEGRGLEAISSKVKELAKKARDGKLKPEEYQGGTISISNMGMNPAVDHFTAVINPPQAAILAVGTTRKVAVPAQNEDGSAGVEFDDQISLTASFDHKVVDGAVGAEWLRELKKVLENPLELLL, from the exons ATGCTCAGCGTCGCTCTCCGGAGGCGACTCCTCGCCCCTACCCACAATGCCCTGCGAACCGGCTTCGCTGCGCATGTCGTGCGACACTATGCCTCGTTCCCCGAGCACCAGGTCGTCAAGATGCCCGCTCTGTCGCCCACCATGCAGCATGGCAACATCGGATCCTGGCAGAAGAAGCCCGGTGACTCCATCGCCCCCGGCGACGTCCTGGTAGAGATCGAGACCGACAAGGCCCAGATGGACTTTGAGTtccaggaggagggtgttattgccaagatcctcaaggagTCTGGCGAGAAGGATGTTCCTGTTGGCAGC CCCAtcgccgtccttgtcgaggagggtaCCGATATCTCCGCCTTTGAGAAGTTCTCCATTGAGGATGCTGGTGGTGCCGCCGCCCCCGCTGCCCCCAAACAGGAGAAGACCGAGTCCAAGTCCGAGCCCTCGTCCACTCCCGCGTCTACTCCTGAGCCCGAGCAGTACACCTCTTCCGAGGGCCGACTCCAGACTGCTCTCGACCGTGAGCCCAACATGagcgccgccgccaagcGACTCGCCCGCGAGAACGGCATCAGCATCGATGGCCTCAAGGGCACCGGTCAGGGTGGCAAgatcaccgaggaggatgtcaagaaggccctCAGCAGCCCCGTTGTCGCTGCTCCCGGTGCCACCTTTGAGGACATCCCCATCAGCGGCATGCGCAAGACCATTGCCAACCGCCTGGTCGAGTCCACCCAGACCAACCCTCACTTCTACGTCACCAGCTCCGTCTCGGTCAGCAAGCTGCTCAAGCTCCGCCAGGCTCTCAACAGCTCTGCCGACGGCAAGTACAAGCTGTCTGTCAACGActtcctcatcaaggccatggccgtTGCCAGCCGCAAGGTTCCCCAGGTCAACTCCAGCTGGCGCGAGGGCAACATCCGCCAGTTCAGCACCGTCGACGTCTCGGTCGCCGTCTCCACCCCCACTGGTCTCATCACCCCCATCGTCACCGGTGTTGAGGGCCGTGGCCTCGAGGCCATTtcctccaaggtcaaggaactcgccaagaaggcccgcgacggcaagctcaagcccgAGGAGTACCAGGGTGgtaccatctccatctccaacatggGCATGAACCCCGCCGTTGACCACTTCaccgccgtcatcaacccTCCCCAGGCCGCCATCCTTGCCGTTGGCACCACCCGCAAGGTTGCTGTCCCCGCCCAGAACGAGGACGGCAGTGCCGGtgtcgagtttgacgacCAGATCAGCCTCACTGCCAGCTTCGACCACAAGGTCGTTGACGGTGCTGTCGGTGCTGAGTGGCTCcgcgagctcaagaaggtcCTCGAGAACCcccttgagctgcttctgtAA
- a CDS encoding MFS domain-containing protein: MSAPDNSKPSGAATPDNDASDTLNDTCPGSEDQKLEKTEESEFPDGGLRAWLVAIGAAGAFFCTLGYTNVFGIFQAYYMFNQMPERSADDIAWIGSIQGFLIFATGAVGGPLFDRFGAWLIRPAAVLYIFAIMMTSICKEYWQFMLAQGVLTGLANGLLMFPALAAVPQWFNANRGAAMGLSIAGSSLGAVVFPIVLSKLLTKTDLGFGWSVRITAFVMLPILAFSAVCIRARLPPRRTRFFLWSSFRQPMYVLLIISLFFGMVGMYVPLFLLPTYAITKGMSESLASYMVAIINGASIFGRVIPGILGDKFGRINTLIAATAATSIIVFCWPEAETNASIIVLAAFFGFCSGAIISGGSVAVTLCTDDPKNIGTYMGVGMALASFSALIGPPVSGAMVDKYDRFEEVSYFAGAMTMFGALVAVAAKWASPKGLFGRT; this comes from the exons ATGTCCGCCCCTGACAACTCCAAGCCCTCAGGAGCAGCAACACCAGATAATGATGCGTCAGACACACTGAACGACACCTGTCCAGGATCTGAAGATCAGAAACTTGAAAAGACAGAGGAGAGTGAATTTCCTGACGGTGGACTTCGAGCATGGCTTGTTGCAATCGGCGCAGCAGGAGCCTTTTTTTGCACTCTTGGATACACCAACGTCTTTGGCATCTTTCAGGCCTACTACATGTTCAACCAGATGCCTGAGAGGAGTGCTGACGATATTGCCTGGATCGGATCTATTCAGggcttcctcatctttgccaccGGCGCTGTAGGAGGACCGTTATTCGACCGCTTTGGTGCTTGG CTCATCCGTCCTGCTGCGGTGCTATACATCTTCGCAATCATGATGACCAGCATCTGCAAAGAATACTGGCAGTTCATGCTCGCCCAAGGCGTTCTAACGGGTCTCGCCAACGGACTCCTCATGTTCccagccctcgccgccgtgCCGCAGTGGTTCAATGCCAACCGCGGCGCCGCCATGGGCCTCTCCATCGCCGGATCCTCGCTCGGAGCTGTCGTCTTCCCTATCGTGCTATCCAAGCTGCTCACAAAGACGGACCTGGGTTTCGGCTGGTCGGTCCGCATCACGGCCTTTGTCATGCTTCCTATCCTGGCCTTTTCCGCCGTCTGTATTCGTGCGAGGCTCCCCCCAAGACGCACTCGATTCTTCCTCTGGAGCTCGTTCAGGCAGCCCATGTATgtgctcctcatcatctcgctCTTCTTTGGTATGGTTGGCATGTATGTGCCGCTGTTCCTGCTGCCAACTtatgccatcaccaagggcATGAGCGAAAGCCTGGCGAGTTACATGGTGGCTATCATCAATGGGGCGTCCATCTTTGGACGAGTAATTCCTGGTATTCTCGGCGACAAGTTTGGAcgcatcaacaccctcatcGCAGCTACCGCGGCCACGAGCATCATCGTCTTTTGCTGGCCCGAGGCAGAGACCAAcgcctccatcatcgtcctcgcgGCTTTTTTCGGCTTCTGTTCAGGCGCTATCATCTCGGGTGGTTCCGTGGCCGTCACTCTCTGTACAGATGATCCCAAAAACATTGGCACCTACATGGGCGTGGGCATGGCACTGGCCTCGTTCTCAGCTCTGATCGGTCCCCCCGTCAGCGGTGCCATGGTTGACAAGTATGATAGATTTGAGGAGGTGTCTTACTTTGCTGGTGCCATGACCATGTTTGGAGCTTTGGTTGCTGTCGCCGCTAAGTGGGCATCGCCAAAGGGCCTTTTCGGGAGGACCTAG
- a CDS encoding Zn(2)-C6 fungal-type domain-containing protein: protein MAPSDSLSLAPHGIFFSESLREDDGGSASSQQQEVFAFPVGEAFTSGDASGGTAVPPPPAPAAKPEKKRRRPALSCEQCRRRKIRCDRSLPCVNCIKAKISPCTYAPTHIPASRARRTTAGQAGGGDVPARSAPVTSTQGHSPTTNARPGRSPSSVQSSTMGSASGASTVDALAARVRELEQKLAETCHITHPAEDKLVECEQREEEEPAPMKGTVSKTRFFGQSHWMNGADMFPNILNVLRNAEVRKVEPHAIFLKCKTLARAIKAHRLKPISSDNLGKTIPERRLADQLVDAYFRTFEGVVRILHGPTFRAECERYWQNPDAASEVFVMQLQLCMAIGATVYDDIFSLHSAAMQWVHEVQIWLMLPPEKSRMTIAGIQIMCMLVIAKACCAVGQDLTWVSTGGLIRQAMYMGLHRDPKHLGNMSVYRSEMRRRLWATILELNLQSSYDAGGPPLLSSKHYDTKLPANLNDDQLSDEPDSSRQPTGNPEELTDMSVQLALIKSQPLRLAIIKHVNEFRSKESYPETLRLNSELTKACRTLTETLAALSQAQRRSSRAIFNQFHSALIQMFTYRCFLSLHQPMLARSAEDPTYYYSRKVSLDSSLKLAQICGLATPRYPAAPPGALDPTTCFDRLITNGSGVFRIVPVQTLFSIALEFIKKKEEQRESLGGIPPMGCSELRTVLTAAQEWSQRRLRSTETNIKGYCFMTAGIALAEAIEVGMSQEEIDQVVIDSGAKASLRSYELLKEVAEREGVPLDDNEEGMVPTEASTVESMEGIMDMPFDWMGDLEWDTMGGFPWSKGAVGMPQQMDSVDPSVVSQF from the exons ATGGCGCCCTCCGACTCTCTGTCGCTTGCCCCTCACGGCATCTTTTTCAGCGAATCGTTACGAGAAGACGATGGAGgatctgcttcttctcagcagcaggaggTCTTTGCGTTTCCCGTGGGGGAGGCCTTCACCTCCGGAGATGCCTCCGGTGGGACCGCCGTGCCTCCGCCGCCCGCGCCGGCTGCCAAGCCCGAGAAGAAACGGCGACGGCCGGCACTCTCGTGTGAGCAGTGTCGCCGGAGGAAGATCCGGTGTGACCGGAGCCTTCCGTGTGTCAACTGTATCAAGGCAAAGATCTCACCGTGCACGTACGCTCCAACTCACATCCCGGCTTCACGGGCAAGGAGGACCACTGCGGGCCAAGCGGGGGGCGGAGACGTCCCGGCGAGGTCGGCCCCCGTCACCAGCACTCAAGGACACTCCCCTACGACCAATGCTCGACCGGGTAGGTCCCCTTCTAGTGTTCAGAGTTCAACAATGGGATCTGCCTCGGGGGCATCGACGGTGGATGCCCTGGCTGCGAGGGTACGAGAGCTTGAGCAGAAGCTCGCAGAGACTTGTCACATCACACACCCTGCTGAAGACAAGTTGGTTGAGTGTGagcagagagaagaggaggaaccGGCACCGATGAAGGGAACTGTATCCAAAACGAGGTTCTTTGGCCAGAGCCATTGGATGAACGGTGCAGACATG TTCCCCAATATCCTCAATGTTCTTCGCAATGCAGAAGTTCGAAAGGTAGAGCCCCACGCCATCTTTCTTAAATGCAAGACCCTTGCTCGCGCCATCAAGGCGCACCGGCTCAAGCCCATCTCATCAGACAACCTGGGCAAGACGATCCCTGAGCGTCGACTCGCCGACCAGCTTGTCGACGCCTACTTCCGCACCTTTGAGGGTGTCGTCCGTATTCTCCATGGGCCTACATTTAGAGCCGAGTGTGAACGGTACTGGCAGAATCCCGATGCTGCCAGCGAAGTGTTCGTCATGCAGCTCCAGCTTTGCATGGCCATCGGGGCAACCGTTTACGACGACATCTTTAGCCTCCACTCTGCCGCCATGCAGTGGGTACATGAGGTTCAGATCTGGCTCATGCTTCCTCCCGAGAAGAGCAGGATGACCATCGCCGGAATCCAGATCATGTGCATGCTGGTCATCGCCAAAGCGTGCTGTGCAGTTGGACAGGACCTCACATGGGTGTCAACGGGAGGCTTGATCAGGCAGGCCATGTACATGGGTCTTCACAGGGATCCGAAGCACCTTGGCAATATGTCTGTTTATCGCTCCGAGATGCGCCGTCGCCTGTGGGCAACTATTCTCGAGCTCAATCTGCAATCCTCCTACGATGCTGGGGGACCGCCACTTCTCTCCTCGAAGCATTACGACACGAAACTCCCTGCTAACCTCAACGACGACCAACTCAGCGATGAGCCAGACAGCAGCAGACAGCCTACCGGCAACCCGGAGGAGCTAACCGACATGTCGGTCCAGCTAGCATTGATCAAGTCTCAGCCCCTCCGTCTCGCTATCATCAAGCACGTCAACGAGTTCCGGTCCAAGGAGTCGTACCCAGAAACCCTACGTCTCAATTCTGAGCTGACAAAGGCCTGCCGCACCCTGACAGAGACTCTCGCCGCTCTTTCGCAAGCGCAGAGGCGCAGCTCGAGGGCCATATTCAACCAGTTCCACAGCGCCCTCATCCAGATGTTTACCTACCGCTGCTTCCTATCCCTTCACCAGCCCATGCTCGCCCGCTCCGCTGAGGATCCGACATATTACTACTCGCGCAAAGTTTCGCTCGACTCATCTCTCAAGCTCGCCCAGATCTGTGGTTTGGCGACACCTCGATACCCCGCTGCACCCCCTGGTGCGCTCGACCCGACGACGTGCTTCGACAggctcatcaccaacggTTCAGGGGTCTTTCGTATTGTCCCCGTGCAGACACTCTTCTCCATTGCCCTCGAattcatcaagaagaaggaggagcaACGTGAGAGTCTGGGTGGGATACCTCCCATGGGCTGCAGCGAGCTTCGAACCGTTCTCACTGCTGCTCAAGAATGGTCGCAGCGGCGTCTGCGCTCAACTGAAACCAACATCAAGGGGTACTGCTTCATGACGGCAGGCATAGCCCTGGCCGAGGCCATAGAAGTGGGCATGTCgcaggaggagattgatcAGGTCGTCATCGACTCAGGCGCCAAGGCCAGCTTAAGAAGCTatgagctgctcaaggaggTTGCGGAGCGTGAAGGCGTGCCCCTGGACGATAACGAAGAGGGGATGGTGCCTACTGAGGCATCGACGGTCGAAAGCATGGAGGGCATTATGGACATGCCGTTTGACTGGATGGGAGACTTGGAATGGGACACCATGGGTGGGTTCCCTTGGTCAAAGGGCGCTGTGGGTATGCCTCAACAGATGGACTCGGTCGATCCATCTGTTGTCTCGCAGTTTTAG